A stretch of Halogeometricum sp. S1BR25-6 DNA encodes these proteins:
- a CDS encoding CPBP family intramembrane glutamic endopeptidase: protein MSSILKQRISQYRITSFFVLAYALSWTLDAIPKLLGMDPSWSRWFIEGFLSPLSPGVAAAIVLWASGESVRKWLGDVFTWRVHPKWYAAAILIPFAITYAAGVASWALGGPIDWAAFDFDPITIVIGIVLGTFIGGGQEEFGWRGFAQTELQERYGGLSAALIVGVFWGLWHLPQFIPGGFRADWPLELIVAYFVGIIAFSVLLGWVFNGSNGSVLLAMLMHGTDNATTGQVPLDLDVVLVGDAIDWSTLATLNGSHAIITWAVVLLVVVTTGVHLYDYRVSPDWNTES from the coding sequence ATGTCATCGATACTCAAGCAACGGATCAGCCAGTACCGAATTACGTCGTTCTTCGTACTGGCGTACGCGCTTTCGTGGACGCTCGATGCGATTCCGAAGCTCCTCGGAATGGACCCATCTTGGAGTCGATGGTTCATCGAAGGCTTCCTGAGCCCGCTTTCACCGGGAGTCGCTGCTGCAATCGTCCTGTGGGCGAGCGGTGAGAGCGTTAGGAAGTGGCTCGGTGACGTCTTCACCTGGCGGGTTCATCCCAAATGGTACGCCGCTGCGATCCTGATCCCGTTCGCTATCACGTATGCGGCGGGAGTCGCCTCGTGGGCACTCGGTGGGCCGATCGACTGGGCGGCCTTCGATTTCGACCCGATCACGATCGTTATCGGAATCGTTCTTGGAACGTTTATCGGCGGTGGTCAAGAGGAGTTCGGGTGGCGAGGGTTCGCCCAGACCGAACTGCAAGAACGGTATGGCGGATTGTCTGCGGCTCTCATCGTCGGCGTATTCTGGGGGCTCTGGCACCTCCCCCAATTCATCCCTGGCGGATTCCGCGCCGACTGGCCGCTCGAACTTATCGTCGCCTATTTCGTGGGGATTATCGCGTTCTCCGTGCTCCTCGGGTGGGTGTTCAACGGATCGAACGGGAGCGTGCTGTTAGCCATGCTGATGCACGGAACCGACAACGCGACGACGGGACAGGTTCCGCTCGATCTGGACGTCGTCCTCGTCGGTGACGCTATCGACTGGAGTACGCTCGCCACGTTGAACGGATCGCACGCGATTATCACATGGGCGGTCGTACTGCTCGTCGTCGTCACGACCGGTGTCCACCTGTACGATTACCGAGTCAGTCCGGACTGGAACACGGAGTCGTAA
- a CDS encoding MFS transporter encodes MELSTHVRERRWMTVAGYGLFVALMVAGYYYNITFVQLGLIDLGTRLVGMSETAVSMWMAALALVTLVVAVATGTTMDRRGWSTNLRTKLRLLFGVVCVQFALTLVAPMIRTVPVFGGWIILASIGLGVGFPVSFSLAIDLVPVPDRGYVAAGITAIAYFLANAIPLSWSVDVFSQLMVAAMAPGLLVLGVLSFTSFNRLEAILDTLGTQHETYGTGRFCYGDPIQTRSLAFAVPVVLMFGVFFIDSLGFLRIIDTPSLLLSSWQSPDLSTRLFIAVAHVIGAVMAGVIYANYSLSRVFLWTFALFALTHVMYTSDLRFAALFPTIAGQETSPLNPALYAIAVSFYTTLNFALWPDLSTPETIGTHSAIGIGVAGWLATFSSTALALYFQAVDLTLLSHLNVVQALSLLLLFGLAVGLYAKRMVELAYENGGASG; translated from the coding sequence ATGGAGTTGAGCACGCACGTTCGGGAGCGTCGGTGGATGACAGTGGCCGGGTACGGTCTCTTCGTCGCGCTGATGGTCGCCGGGTACTACTACAACATCACGTTCGTGCAGTTGGGGCTCATCGACCTCGGCACGCGCCTCGTTGGGATGTCCGAGACTGCCGTCTCGATGTGGATGGCGGCGCTGGCGCTCGTGACGCTCGTCGTCGCAGTCGCGACGGGAACAACGATGGACCGACGCGGGTGGAGCACGAACCTCCGAACGAAGCTCCGACTCCTATTTGGCGTCGTCTGCGTCCAGTTCGCGCTCACACTCGTCGCCCCCATGATTCGAACCGTTCCCGTGTTCGGGGGGTGGATCATCCTCGCATCGATAGGGCTCGGCGTCGGATTTCCCGTCTCGTTCTCGCTCGCAATTGACCTCGTTCCCGTGCCGGACCGCGGGTACGTCGCCGCGGGGATCACGGCGATTGCGTACTTTCTGGCAAACGCGATTCCGCTCTCTTGGTCTGTCGACGTCTTCAGCCAGTTAATGGTCGCCGCGATGGCACCGGGCCTCCTCGTGCTCGGCGTCCTCTCGTTCACCAGCTTCAACCGCCTCGAAGCGATACTCGACACTCTCGGGACGCAACACGAGACGTACGGCACTGGGCGGTTCTGTTATGGGGACCCGATTCAAACGCGGAGTCTCGCGTTCGCCGTCCCGGTCGTCTTGATGTTCGGTGTGTTCTTCATCGACAGCCTCGGATTCCTCCGGATCATCGACACCCCCTCGCTCCTCCTGAGTTCCTGGCAATCGCCCGATCTCTCGACGCGGCTGTTCATCGCCGTTGCACACGTCATCGGTGCAGTGATGGCCGGCGTCATCTACGCGAACTACTCGCTTTCGCGCGTCTTCCTGTGGACGTTCGCACTGTTCGCGCTCACACACGTCATGTACACGTCCGACCTCCGATTCGCAGCGTTGTTCCCGACCATCGCCGGTCAAGAGACCTCCCCCTTGAATCCCGCTCTGTACGCGATTGCCGTGAGCTTCTACACGACGCTGAACTTCGCACTCTGGCCCGACCTCTCGACGCCCGAGACGATCGGCACCCACTCCGCAATCGGAATCGGCGTCGCCGGATGGCTCGCCACGTTCTCCAGCACCGCGCTCGCGTTGTACTTTCAAGCGGTCGACCTCACGCTTCTCTCCCACCTGAACGTGGTGCAGGCGCTCTCTCTGCTCCTCTTGTTCGGGCTCGCTGTAGGGCTGTACGCTAAACGAATGGTCGAACTCGCTTACGAGAACGGAGGTGCGAGCGGATGA
- a CDS encoding polymer-forming cytoskeletal protein has product MSPTEAIPLLIVVLLMISAGGSDVQEMSVTFQGDNDIESLADVHVVAGGTTTVPENATVDGNVYVIGGTTDIDGTVDGDVTLLAGNLSVNDGATVTGTFQTYSGSATVSSDTSVGQISQFEPPTRSSSPAQRVVGFLLQFLVLGAFGWWLVERHPLVIENVGAAITEHALVNAVVGSLGATTLLVLFVYMAFTLILLPVAIVGLIAEFLIILYGQAVFGYLIGTRLPIERDGVATLAGIAAFLLVLELLGFVPYLGGIAQLVVAVVGFGAVLNTYFGLQRFEPVTISGGT; this is encoded by the coding sequence ATGAGTCCGACGGAAGCTATCCCGCTCCTCATCGTCGTCCTCCTCATGATCTCCGCTGGGGGCAGCGACGTCCAAGAGATGTCGGTGACGTTCCAGGGCGACAACGACATCGAATCGCTCGCGGATGTCCACGTGGTCGCCGGTGGAACGACCACCGTGCCCGAGAACGCGACCGTCGACGGCAACGTCTACGTGATCGGTGGCACCACAGACATCGACGGGACGGTCGACGGCGACGTGACGCTCCTCGCCGGGAATCTCTCGGTCAATGACGGCGCGACCGTAACCGGAACGTTCCAGACCTATTCGGGGTCTGCTACGGTCAGCTCCGATACTTCGGTCGGACAGATATCGCAATTTGAGCCGCCAACTCGGTCGAGTTCGCCCGCTCAGCGGGTCGTAGGATTCCTCCTGCAGTTCCTCGTTCTCGGTGCGTTCGGGTGGTGGCTCGTCGAACGGCACCCGCTCGTCATCGAGAACGTCGGCGCGGCTATCACCGAGCATGCTCTCGTCAACGCCGTTGTCGGCAGCCTCGGCGCAACGACCCTCCTCGTACTCTTCGTCTATATGGCGTTCACCCTCATTTTGCTCCCGGTCGCGATCGTCGGTCTCATCGCCGAATTTCTCATCATCCTCTACGGCCAAGCCGTGTTCGGGTACCTTATCGGGACGCGTCTTCCAATCGAGCGCGATGGAGTCGCGACGCTCGCCGGGATAGCTGCGTTTCTGCTCGTCCTCGAACTCCTCGGATTCGTACCGTACCTCGGCGGGATCGCACAACTGGTCGTCGCAGTCGTCGGGTTCGGCGCCGTCCTGAACACGTACTTCGGTCTTCAGCGGTTCGAGCCCGTCACCATCTCGGGAGGAACCTGA